The following coding sequences are from one Paenibacillus stellifer window:
- the rplN gene encoding 50S ribosomal protein L14, whose protein sequence is MIQPFTRLAVADNSGAKELMCIRVLGGTGRRTAAIGDLIVCSVKQATPGGVVKKGDVVKAVVVRTKRSVRRKDGSYIAFDENAAVVVKEDRSPRGTRIFGPVARELRDKDYMKIVSLAPEVI, encoded by the coding sequence ATGATTCAACCATTTACACGTTTGGCTGTAGCTGACAACTCCGGTGCGAAGGAACTGATGTGTATCCGCGTTTTGGGCGGTACCGGTCGTCGTACGGCAGCTATCGGTGACCTGATCGTATGCTCTGTAAAACAAGCAACACCAGGCGGCGTTGTCAAAAAAGGTGATGTAGTTAAAGCGGTAGTCGTTCGCACGAAGCGTTCGGTTCGCCGTAAGGACGGATCTTACATCGCATTCGACGAGAACGCAGCAGTTGTTGTTAAGGAAGACAGAAGCCCGCGCGGAACGCGTATCTTCGGGCCAGTAGCCCGTGAACTTCGCGACAAGGACTACATGAAGATCGTTTCCTTGGCACCGGAAGTAATCTAA
- the rpsQ gene encoding 30S ribosomal protein S17 has protein sequence MSEERNARKVQIGKVVSDKMDKTIVVAVETYKKHDLYHKRIKYTKKFKAHDENNTAQIGDTVKIMETRPLSKDKRWRLVEVVEKAVII, from the coding sequence ATGAGCGAAGAACGCAACGCACGTAAAGTGCAAATCGGTAAAGTTGTCAGCGACAAGATGGACAAAACGATCGTAGTAGCCGTTGAAACCTACAAGAAGCATGACCTGTACCACAAACGCATCAAGTACACCAAGAAGTTCAAGGCACATGATGAGAACAATACCGCCCAGATCGGCGATACGGTTAAAATCATGGAAACTCGTCCGCTCTCCAAGGACAAACGCTGGAGACTGGTCGAAGTGGTCGAAAAAGCGGTTATTATCTAA
- the rpmC gene encoding 50S ribosomal protein L29: protein MKANELRNLTTAEIEQKIAGFKEELFNLRFQLATGQLDNPTRIRDVRREIARAKTVIHERVLGIS from the coding sequence ATGAAAGCTAATGAACTTCGCAACTTGACCACTGCCGAGATTGAACAAAAGATTGCCGGCTTTAAAGAAGAGCTCTTTAATCTGCGTTTTCAACTGGCAACGGGCCAACTGGACAACCCGACTCGGATTCGTGATGTGCGTAGAGAAATAGCTCGTGCTAAAACCGTTATCCATGAAAGAGTTCTTGGAATCAGCTAA
- the rplP gene encoding 50S ribosomal protein L16 yields MLVPKRVKHRKQQRGNMRGLAKGGTELNFGEFGLQALEPSWITNRQIEAARIAMTRYIKRGGKVWIKIFPDKPITQKPLEVRMGSGKGNVEKWVAVVKPGKIMFELGGVSEEIAREAMRLAAHKLPIKTKFVKREELGGEANES; encoded by the coding sequence ATGTTGGTACCAAAACGTGTTAAACACCGCAAACAACAACGCGGTAACATGAGAGGTCTGGCAAAAGGCGGCACCGAGCTGAACTTCGGCGAATTCGGTCTGCAGGCTCTTGAGCCGTCCTGGATCACTAACCGTCAGATCGAAGCTGCCCGTATCGCGATGACCCGTTACATCAAGCGTGGCGGTAAAGTATGGATCAAGATTTTCCCTGACAAGCCGATCACTCAGAAGCCTCTCGAGGTTCGTATGGGTAGCGGTAAAGGTAACGTCGAGAAGTGGGTAGCTGTTGTTAAACCGGGCAAGATTATGTTCGAACTCGGAGGCGTGTCGGAAGAAATCGCTCGTGAAGCGATGCGTCTTGCCGCTCACAAGCTGCCTATCAAGACTAAGTTTGTGAAACGTGAAGAATTGGGTGGTGAAGCAAATGAAAGCTAA
- the rpsC gene encoding 30S ribosomal protein S3, giving the protein MGQKVNPVGLRIGIIRDWESKWYAGKDFGTLLLEDVKIREYLKGKLKDSAVSRIEIERAASRVNVTIHTAKPGMVIGKGGAEVEVLRSAVTQIAGGKKVHININEIKHPELDAILVAESIAQQLERRVSFRRALKQAIQRTMRSGAKGIKTSVSGRLGGAEIARTEGYSEGTVPLHTLRADIDYGTAEAHTTYGRIGVKVWIYRGEVLPTAKKQAAQEGGN; this is encoded by the coding sequence GTGGGTCAAAAGGTAAATCCAGTCGGACTCCGGATCGGTATTATTCGTGACTGGGAATCCAAATGGTATGCAGGCAAAGATTTCGGAACGCTTCTTCTGGAAGACGTCAAAATTCGGGAATACCTCAAAGGCAAGCTGAAAGATTCCGCTGTTTCCCGCATCGAGATTGAAAGAGCGGCAAGCCGCGTAAACGTAACGATTCATACAGCCAAGCCAGGTATGGTAATCGGTAAGGGCGGCGCAGAAGTCGAAGTACTTCGCAGCGCAGTTACCCAGATCGCCGGCGGCAAGAAAGTACACATCAATATCAATGAAATCAAGCACCCTGAGCTGGACGCCATTCTCGTAGCCGAGAGCATCGCGCAGCAGCTGGAACGTCGCGTATCGTTCCGCCGCGCTCTGAAGCAGGCTATCCAAAGAACAATGCGTTCCGGAGCAAAAGGGATTAAAACTTCTGTCAGCGGTCGTCTTGGCGGCGCCGAGATTGCCCGTACGGAAGGCTATAGCGAAGGAACAGTTCCACTTCATACGCTTCGCGCCGACATCGACTACGGAACGGCTGAAGCACATACCACTTACGGCCGCATCGGCGTAAAAGTATGGATCTATCGTGGAGAGGTTCTTCCTACGGCTAAGAAACAAGCTGCTCAGGAAGGAGGCAACTAA
- the rplV gene encoding 50S ribosomal protein L22, with product MEAKAHARSVRISARKAKLVVDLIRGKQVGEAIAILRHTPKSASPVVEKLLNSAIANAEHNYSLDVNKLFISEVFVNQGPTMKRFRPRAMGRASRINKRTSHITLVVSEK from the coding sequence ATGGAAGCAAAAGCACACGCAAGATCGGTGCGGATTTCCGCTCGCAAGGCGAAACTGGTCGTTGACCTGATCCGCGGCAAGCAAGTGGGAGAGGCTATCGCCATTCTTCGCCACACTCCTAAGTCCGCTTCCCCGGTAGTTGAGAAGCTGCTGAACTCGGCGATCGCTAATGCCGAGCACAACTACTCGCTGGACGTTAACAAGCTGTTCATCAGCGAAGTGTTCGTTAACCAGGGGCCAACCATGAAACGGTTCCGTCCGCGCGCTATGGGCCGCGCAAGCCGGATCAACAAACGCACCAGCCACATTACTTTGGTGGTATCTGAGAAATAA
- the rpsS gene encoding 30S ribosomal protein S19, translated as MSRSLKKGPFIDGYLLKKVEDLNTSGKKVVIKTWSRRSTIFPQFIGHTFGVYDGRKHVPVYVTEDMVGHKLGEFAPTRTYKGHAGDDKKTRR; from the coding sequence ATGAGTCGCAGTTTGAAGAAGGGGCCTTTTATCGATGGCTACCTGCTGAAAAAAGTTGAAGACTTGAACACTTCGGGCAAAAAGGTTGTCATCAAGACCTGGTCCCGCCGCTCAACCATTTTCCCTCAATTTATCGGACATACGTTTGGCGTGTATGACGGCCGCAAGCACGTGCCTGTATACGTAACGGAAGATATGGTAGGTCACAAGTTGGGCGAATTCGCGCCGACGCGTACTTACAAAGGCCATGCGGGTGACGATAAGAAAACGAGAAGATAA
- the rplB gene encoding 50S ribosomal protein L2, translated as MPIKKYKPTSPARRGMSVSTFEEITTNQPEKSLLAPLSKKAGRNNQGKITVRHHGGGHKRKYRIIDFKRTKDGIPGSVATIEYDPNRTSNIALIHYADGEKRYIIAPKGLKVGDKIESGPAADIKIGNTLPLANIPVGTVIHNIELKPGKGGQLVRAAGTEAQLLGKEEKYVSVRLSSGEVRRILSVCRATIGSVGNEDHELIKIGKAGRSRWLGQRPEVRGVVMNPNDHPHGGGEGRAPIGRKSPLSPWGKPTLGYKTRKKNKASDKYIVRRRTK; from the coding sequence GTGCCAATCAAAAAGTACAAACCGACTTCTCCGGCAAGACGCGGTATGTCCGTGTCTACTTTTGAAGAAATCACCACTAACCAGCCTGAGAAATCGCTGTTGGCACCGCTGAGCAAGAAAGCGGGCCGCAACAACCAAGGTAAAATTACGGTTCGTCACCATGGCGGCGGACATAAGCGTAAATACCGTATCATCGACTTCAAACGGACGAAAGACGGCATACCAGGCAGCGTTGCTACGATTGAGTATGACCCGAACCGTACGTCCAACATCGCCCTGATCCACTATGCAGACGGAGAGAAACGTTACATCATCGCTCCTAAAGGTCTGAAGGTTGGGGATAAGATTGAATCCGGTCCTGCAGCGGACATCAAGATCGGCAACACTCTTCCGCTTGCCAACATCCCGGTAGGTACCGTTATCCACAACATCGAGCTGAAGCCTGGCAAGGGCGGCCAATTGGTTCGCGCAGCCGGTACGGAAGCGCAGTTGCTCGGTAAAGAAGAAAAGTACGTTTCCGTACGTCTCTCTTCCGGTGAAGTTCGCAGAATCCTGAGCGTTTGCCGCGCTACGATCGGTTCCGTAGGTAACGAAGACCACGAACTGATCAAGATCGGTAAAGCAGGCCGCAGCCGCTGGCTGGGTCAGCGTCCTGAAGTTCGCGGTGTCGTTATGAACCCGAATGATCACCCGCATGGTGGTGGTGAAGGTCGCGCTCCGATCGGACGCAAATCGCCGTTGTCGCCTTGGGGCAAACCGACTCTGGGCTACAAGACTCGTAAGAAGAACAAGGCTTCTGATAAATATATCGTTCGCCGCCGCACGAAATAA
- the rplW gene encoding 50S ribosomal protein L23, whose amino-acid sequence MKDPRDIIKRPVITERTSDYMSELKYAFEVDIRANKTEIKRAVEAIFKVKVVNVNTMRVPGKLKRYGRYSGYTPEWKKAVVKLSPDSKPLEFFEAVE is encoded by the coding sequence ATGAAAGATCCTCGCGATATCATCAAACGTCCGGTGATTACGGAACGCACATCCGACTACATGAGCGAATTGAAATATGCTTTTGAAGTGGACATTCGTGCCAACAAGACCGAAATCAAGCGGGCTGTTGAGGCCATCTTTAAAGTGAAAGTCGTTAATGTGAACACTATGCGCGTGCCTGGGAAGCTGAAACGGTATGGACGCTACTCCGGTTATACTCCGGAATGGAAGAAAGCCGTTGTTAAGCTCAGCCCGGACAGCAAGCCGCTCGAATTCTTCGAAGCGGTAGAATAA
- the rplD gene encoding 50S ribosomal protein L4, with the protein MPKVTLYNISGKEVGEVELSDAIFGVEPNTHVLNEAVLLQRASLRRGTHKVKGRSEVRGGGRKPWKQKGTGRARQGSIRSPQWKGGGVVFGPTPRSYGWKLPKKVRRLAIKSALSSKVIESNIIVLDSLTLNAPKTKDFVAILNNLKVAEKALVVAPSYDDNVALSARNIPGVKFIAADGINVLDVLTHDKLIITKDAVSKVEEVFA; encoded by the coding sequence ATGCCAAAAGTAACGCTTTATAATATCAGCGGCAAAGAAGTTGGAGAAGTTGAACTGAGCGACGCGATTTTCGGTGTTGAGCCGAACACTCACGTGCTGAACGAAGCAGTTCTTCTCCAGAGAGCTTCCCTGCGCCGCGGTACGCACAAAGTTAAAGGACGCTCCGAAGTACGTGGCGGCGGACGCAAGCCTTGGAAACAAAAAGGCACAGGCCGCGCTCGTCAAGGTTCGATTCGTTCGCCTCAGTGGAAAGGCGGCGGCGTAGTATTCGGACCGACACCTCGCAGCTACGGCTGGAAACTGCCTAAGAAAGTTCGTCGTCTTGCAATCAAGTCGGCTCTGTCCTCGAAGGTTATCGAGAGCAACATCATCGTGCTGGACAGCCTGACGCTGAACGCTCCGAAGACGAAAGATTTCGTAGCAATCCTGAACAACCTGAAGGTTGCTGAGAAGGCTCTGGTTGTAGCTCCAAGCTATGACGACAATGTAGCACTTTCCGCCCGCAACATTCCGGGTGTTAAATTCATCGCTGCCGACGGCATCAATGTTCTTGACGTGCTGACGCACGACAAACTGATCATCACTAAGGATGCAGTTTCTAAGGTAGAGGAGGTGTTCGCGTAA
- the rplC gene encoding 50S ribosomal protein L3: MKGILGKKLGMTQVFTPEGNVVAVTVIEAGPCVVLQKKDLATDGYEAVQLGFSDKKNTNKPEQGHAQKANATPKRYVREIRGVDLGALEVGQELKADVFAEGEFVDVTGISKGKGFQGVIKRWGQSRGPMAHGSRYHRRPGSMGSIQANRVPKGKHLPGHMGHETVTVQKLEVIKVDTERNVLLIKGSIPGPKNSFVKVKETVKK; encoded by the coding sequence ATGAAAGGTATCTTAGGAAAAAAACTCGGTATGACTCAAGTGTTCACTCCTGAAGGTAACGTCGTCGCTGTGACGGTTATCGAAGCTGGACCTTGCGTAGTACTGCAAAAGAAAGACCTCGCTACCGACGGGTACGAAGCGGTTCAGTTGGGCTTCTCCGACAAGAAGAATACCAACAAGCCGGAACAAGGTCACGCACAGAAAGCAAATGCAACACCTAAGCGCTACGTTCGCGAAATTCGCGGTGTTGACCTCGGGGCACTCGAGGTTGGACAAGAGCTGAAGGCTGATGTCTTCGCTGAAGGCGAATTTGTTGACGTAACCGGCATTTCCAAGGGCAAAGGTTTCCAAGGCGTTATCAAGCGTTGGGGACAAAGCCGCGGCCCGATGGCTCACGGCTCCCGTTACCACAGAAGACCGGGTTCGATGGGTTCCATCCAGGCTAACCGTGTTCCTAAGGGCAAACACCTGCCAGGACATATGGGCCATGAGACGGTTACCGTTCAGAAGCTCGAAGTCATCAAGGTGGACACTGAACGCAACGTGCTGCTGATCAAAGGTTCCATTCCTGGTCCTAAGAACAGCTTCGTGAAGGTCAAAGAAACCGTTAAGAAATAA
- the rpsJ gene encoding 30S ribosomal protein S10, protein MAKQKIRIRLKAYDHRILDQSAEKIVETAKRSGAGVSGPIPLPTEKQVITILRAVHKYKDSREQFEMRTHKRLIDIVNPTPQTVDALMRLDLPSGVDIEIKL, encoded by the coding sequence ATGGCAAAGCAAAAAATTCGTATCCGCTTGAAAGCATACGACCACAGAATTCTTGATCAATCCGCTGAGAAGATCGTTGAAACAGCAAAACGTTCCGGTGCAGGTGTGTCCGGGCCAATTCCGCTGCCAACCGAAAAGCAAGTGATTACTATTCTCCGTGCGGTGCACAAGTACAAGGATTCCCGTGAGCAGTTCGAAATGCGTACTCACAAACGTCTGATCGACATTGTGAATCCTACGCCTCAGACTGTGGATGCCTTGATGCGCTTGGACCTGCCGTCCGGTGTAGATATCGAAATTAAATTGTAA
- a CDS encoding globin-coupled sensor protein, translated as MGKCPFSFWHGRAMGSSKIVSRETESAGLKPEFSHTGPVYLNVENHDELNEQIRMIDLNEEDVRLLRTLKPIVEEHIDEIVSGFYSSVLGVEKLEQIIIKHSSVERLKMTLRQHIVEIFDGNIDQNYITKRLTIAKIHKKVGLEPKWYLSAFQNLQNEFIEIIYKEAATDQERIHRVQTITKLLNLEQQLVLEAYEKENIREKEEQYQAVKNELKSKIAGVSSELVDLSMDTNAAVEQLVASSNEVSSTFRRTAAIAVESKEQARNGREQVEHLNEQMNQIFERMSDMETSIRELNQFSGQIRSIVSSVQEIADQTKILSLNATIEAARAGEHGRGFSVVAQEVNRLAEDTKNTVIRIGELTDHSNRLTGQVTQDIRSVQKLTENGKIHSEETSLLFSKIMDSLHSSTQEIITVEEEIRTLIFTIEGIGSTTAQTAASAEEFRSATDNL; from the coding sequence ATGGGGAAGTGTCCGTTTTCTTTTTGGCATGGCCGTGCCATGGGCAGCAGCAAGATAGTTAGTCGGGAAACGGAGAGCGCAGGGCTTAAACCTGAATTTTCGCACACAGGCCCCGTTTATCTTAATGTGGAAAATCATGATGAGTTAAATGAACAAATTCGGATGATCGATTTGAATGAGGAAGATGTCAGACTGCTTCGAACGCTGAAGCCAATAGTGGAAGAGCATATTGATGAAATTGTCAGCGGTTTTTATAGCTCTGTATTGGGTGTGGAGAAGCTGGAACAGATTATTATAAAGCACAGCAGCGTCGAGAGGCTTAAGATGACCCTTCGCCAGCACATTGTTGAAATTTTTGACGGAAACATTGATCAGAACTACATTACCAAACGACTTACCATCGCCAAAATTCACAAGAAAGTCGGGCTGGAGCCGAAATGGTACTTGTCCGCTTTTCAAAACCTGCAGAACGAATTTATTGAGATTATTTATAAAGAAGCCGCTACCGATCAGGAACGCATACATCGAGTTCAGACGATCACCAAACTGTTGAATTTGGAGCAGCAGCTGGTGCTGGAAGCTTATGAGAAAGAGAATATCCGGGAGAAGGAAGAACAGTATCAAGCGGTTAAAAATGAATTGAAATCCAAAATTGCCGGAGTCAGCAGTGAGTTGGTGGATCTCAGTATGGATACGAATGCGGCGGTTGAACAGCTCGTTGCCAGCAGCAATGAAGTCAGCAGCACCTTTCGGCGTACGGCAGCAATTGCCGTTGAATCGAAGGAACAAGCCAGAAATGGAAGAGAACAGGTCGAGCATCTGAATGAGCAGATGAATCAAATTTTTGAACGAATGAGCGATATGGAGACATCTATTCGGGAATTAAACCAGTTCTCCGGACAAATCCGGAGCATCGTAAGTTCAGTTCAGGAGATTGCCGATCAGACTAAAATTCTTTCACTTAACGCAACAATCGAAGCGGCCAGAGCCGGGGAACATGGCAGGGGGTTCAGCGTGGTGGCGCAAGAAGTGAATCGACTGGCCGAAGATACCAAGAATACAGTGATCCGAATCGGAGAATTGACCGATCATTCGAACAGGCTTACGGGACAAGTGACACAGGATATTCGCAGCGTCCAGAAGCTAACGGAGAACGGAAAAATTCACTCGGAAGAGACAAGTCTTCTTTTTTCAAAAATTATGGACTCGCTTCATAGCAGTACGCAGGAAATTATCACAGTTGAAGAAGAGATCCGGACGCTCATCTTTACGATAGAAGGAATTGGTTCAACAACGGCTCAAACAGCAGCTTCCGCAGAGGAATTTAGATCGGCAACGGACAATCTTTAA
- the tuf gene encoding elongation factor Tu, whose protein sequence is MAKAKFERTKPHVNIGTIGHVDHGKTTLTAAITTVLSKKYGGAAVAFDQIDKAPEERERGITISTAHVEYETPNRHYAHVDCPGHADYVKNMITGAAQMDGAILVVSAADGPMPQTREHILLSRQVGVPYIVVFLNKCDMVEDEELLELVEMEVRDLLNEYEFPGDDTPITRGSAREALQNPDGEWAQKIVEMFETIDTYIPLPERDTDKPFLMPVEDVFSITGRGTVATGRVERGTVKVGDEVEIVGINEETKKSVVTGVEMFRKLLDSAQAGDNIGALLRGVDRNQIERGQVLAKPASVKPHTEFTAQIYVLTKEEGGRHKPFFTGYRPQFYFRTTDVTGIINLPEGTEMVMPGDNITVTVQLISPIAIEEGTKFSIREGGRTVGAGTVATIQK, encoded by the coding sequence ATGGCAAAGGCTAAGTTTGAACGTACTAAACCGCACGTTAACATCGGTACTATCGGTCACGTCGACCATGGTAAAACGACTCTGACTGCTGCAATCACAACTGTACTGTCCAAGAAATACGGCGGTGCTGCTGTAGCATTCGACCAAATCGATAAAGCACCAGAAGAACGCGAACGCGGTATCACCATCTCCACGGCTCACGTGGAATACGAAACTCCTAACCGTCACTACGCACACGTTGACTGCCCTGGACACGCCGACTATGTTAAAAACATGATCACCGGCGCTGCTCAGATGGACGGCGCGATCCTGGTTGTATCCGCAGCTGACGGCCCAATGCCGCAGACTCGTGAACACATCCTGCTCTCCCGTCAGGTAGGCGTTCCTTACATCGTCGTATTCCTGAACAAATGCGACATGGTTGAAGACGAAGAGCTGCTGGAACTGGTTGAAATGGAAGTACGCGACCTGCTGAACGAATACGAATTCCCGGGCGACGACACTCCGATCACTCGCGGTTCCGCTCGTGAAGCTCTGCAGAACCCAGACGGCGAATGGGCACAGAAGATCGTTGAAATGTTCGAAACGATCGACACTTACATCCCGCTGCCTGAGCGCGACACTGACAAGCCTTTCCTTATGCCTGTCGAAGACGTGTTCTCCATCACTGGCCGCGGTACCGTGGCAACTGGCCGCGTAGAACGCGGAACAGTTAAGGTTGGCGACGAAGTTGAAATCGTTGGTATCAACGAAGAAACTAAGAAATCCGTCGTTACTGGCGTTGAAATGTTCCGTAAGCTGCTTGACTCCGCTCAAGCTGGCGACAACATCGGCGCTCTGCTGCGCGGTGTAGACCGTAACCAGATCGAACGCGGACAAGTACTGGCTAAGCCGGCATCGGTTAAGCCGCACACTGAGTTCACTGCTCAGATCTACGTTCTGACCAAAGAAGAAGGTGGCCGTCACAAGCCTTTCTTCACTGGCTACCGTCCGCAGTTCTACTTCCGTACAACGGACGTAACGGGCATCATCAACCTGCCGGAAGGCACTGAAATGGTTATGCCTGGCGACAACATCACAGTTACTGTACAACTGATCTCCCCGATCGCTATCGAAGAAGGAACAAAGTTCTCCATTCGTGAAGGCGGCCGTACAGTTGGTGCCGGTACTGTAGCAACAATTCAAAAATAA
- the fusA gene encoding elongation factor G: protein MAREFSLKNTRNIGIMAHIDAGKTTTTERILFYTGRTHKIGEVHEGAATMDWMEQEQERGITITSAATTAAWKGHRVNIIDTPGHVDFTVEVERSLRVLDGAVGVFSAKEGVEPQSETVWRQADRYGVPRIAYVNKMDIIGADYLNVVKDMRERLQANAVAIQLPIGAENDFIGIIDLIEQKAHMYKDDLGRDIEVVDVPAEFQDQVEELRNELIEKVAELDEDLTMKYLEGEEITIDEIKAALRKGVVEVKIFPVICGSSYRNKGVQLMLDAVIDFLPAPIDIPSIKGHLEDGTETERHSSDEEPFSALAFKIMTDPYVGKLTFFRVYSGILESGSYVLNATKGKRERIGRILQMHANSRQEISIVYSGDIAAAVGLKDTGTGDTLCDEKNPVILESMNFPDPVIEIAVEPKTKADQDKMGVALGKLTEEDPTLRAHTDEETGQTILAGMGELHLDIIIDRMRREFKVETNVGKPQVAYRETFRAPARVEGKFVRQSGGRGQYGHVWVEFEPLEAGTGSQFESKVVGGSVPREYIAPALAGIEEQMKNGVLAGFPLVDVKATIVDGSYHDVDSNEMAFKIAGSMALKAAKDKCKPVLLEPIMKVEVTVPEEYMGDVMGMLNSRRGRIEGMDSRAGAQIIRAKVPLSEMFGYSTTLRSGTQGRGVFSMELSHYEEVPKSIADEIVAKHKGAE from the coding sequence ATGGCAAGAGAGTTCTCCTTGAAAAATACACGTAATATCGGGATCATGGCGCATATTGACGCCGGTAAGACCACTACCACGGAACGCATTCTGTTCTATACGGGCCGTACGCACAAAATCGGTGAAGTTCACGAAGGTGCGGCTACGATGGACTGGATGGAGCAGGAACAGGAGCGCGGAATTACGATTACTTCCGCCGCTACAACTGCTGCATGGAAGGGTCACCGCGTAAATATCATCGATACCCCGGGACACGTTGACTTCACTGTTGAAGTTGAACGTTCCCTGCGTGTATTGGACGGGGCAGTAGGCGTTTTCAGTGCGAAAGAGGGCGTTGAGCCTCAGTCTGAAACCGTATGGAGACAAGCTGACCGCTATGGCGTTCCCCGGATCGCCTACGTTAACAAAATGGATATCATCGGCGCAGATTACCTTAACGTTGTTAAGGATATGCGTGAGCGTCTGCAGGCAAATGCGGTTGCTATTCAGCTGCCGATCGGTGCTGAGAATGACTTCATCGGCATCATCGACCTGATTGAGCAGAAAGCCCATATGTACAAAGACGACCTCGGCCGTGATATCGAAGTCGTTGACGTTCCGGCCGAATTCCAGGATCAAGTCGAAGAGCTTCGCAACGAACTCATCGAGAAAGTTGCAGAACTCGACGAAGACCTGACCATGAAGTATCTGGAAGGCGAAGAGATTACCATCGACGAAATCAAGGCTGCTCTGCGCAAAGGCGTAGTTGAAGTTAAGATCTTTCCGGTAATCTGCGGATCTTCTTACCGTAACAAAGGGGTTCAGCTGATGCTGGACGCTGTTATTGATTTCTTGCCGGCTCCGATCGACATTCCTTCGATCAAGGGTCATCTCGAAGATGGTACGGAAACTGAACGTCACTCCTCTGACGAAGAGCCGTTCTCCGCGCTGGCATTCAAAATCATGACCGACCCTTATGTTGGTAAGCTGACGTTCTTCCGTGTATACTCCGGTATTCTGGAATCCGGTTCTTACGTGCTGAACGCTACTAAAGGCAAGCGCGAACGTATCGGACGTATCCTGCAGATGCATGCGAACAGCCGTCAGGAAATTTCCATCGTGTATTCCGGCGACATCGCGGCAGCCGTAGGTTTGAAAGACACCGGTACAGGTGATACACTGTGTGATGAGAAGAATCCGGTTATCCTGGAATCCATGAACTTCCCGGATCCGGTTATCGAAATCGCAGTTGAACCGAAGACGAAAGCCGACCAAGACAAGATGGGCGTTGCTCTGGGCAAGCTGACTGAAGAAGACCCAACGCTGCGCGCACACACCGACGAAGAAACGGGACAGACGATTCTGGCCGGTATGGGCGAACTTCACCTGGACATCATCATCGACCGTATGCGTCGTGAGTTCAAGGTTGAGACTAACGTTGGTAAACCGCAGGTTGCTTACCGCGAAACGTTCCGGGCTCCGGCTCGTGTAGAAGGCAAGTTCGTTCGCCAGTCCGGCGGCCGTGGTCAATACGGTCACGTATGGGTAGAGTTCGAGCCTCTCGAAGCAGGTACAGGCAGCCAGTTCGAAAGCAAGGTTGTCGGTGGTTCCGTACCGAGAGAATATATCGCTCCTGCACTTGCAGGTATTGAAGAGCAGATGAAGAATGGCGTACTTGCCGGCTTCCCTCTGGTTGACGTTAAGGCGACTATCGTCGATGGTTCCTATCATGATGTCGACTCCAACGAAATGGCGTTCAAGATCGCCGGCTCGATGGCGCTCAAAGCAGCTAAAGACAAGTGTAAGCCTGTCCTGCTTGAGCCGATCATGAAAGTGGAAGTAACAGTGCCTGAGGAATATATGGGCGACGTAATGGGTATGCTGAACTCCCGCCGCGGACGGATCGAAGGTATGGATTCCCGCGCAGGCGCTCAGATCATCCGTGCGAAGGTGCCGCTTTCCGAAATGTTCGGTTATTCCACAACACTGCGTTCCGGTACGCAAGGCCGCGGCGTATTCTCGATGGAGCTTTCTCACTATGAAGAAGTTCCGAAGTCCATTGCGGACGAGATCGTAGCCAAGCACAAAGGTGCAGAGTAA
- the rpsG gene encoding 30S ribosomal protein S7, whose product MPRKGPVSKRDVLPDPVYNSKLVTRLINRVMLDGKRGVAQSILYNAFKLIEERTGKDPMEVFEAAIKNIMPVLEVKARRVGGANYQVPIEVKPERRTSLGLRWLVNYSRNRGEKTMEERLAAEIIDASNNTGASVKKREDTHKMAEANKAFAHYRW is encoded by the coding sequence ATGCCACGCAAAGGTCCAGTTTCCAAGAGAGACGTGCTGCCGGATCCGGTGTATAACAGCAAGCTGGTTACCCGTTTGATCAACCGTGTAATGCTGGATGGTAAAAGAGGTGTCGCTCAAAGCATTCTGTACAACGCGTTCAAGCTTATTGAAGAACGTACGGGCAAAGACCCTATGGAAGTATTTGAAGCGGCCATCAAGAACATCATGCCGGTTCTGGAAGTTAAGGCTCGCCGTGTAGGCGGTGCTAACTACCAGGTGCCGATCGAAGTTAAGCCGGAAAGACGTACATCCCTGGGATTACGTTGGCTCGTGAACTACTCCCGCAACCGCGGCGAGAAGACCATGGAGGAGCGTTTGGCGGCCGAGATCATCGACGCTTCCAACAACACAGGCGCTTCCGTGAAGAAACGCGAAGATACGCATAAAATGGCTGAAGCGAACAAAGCGTTTGCTCACTACCGCTGGTAG